From Salinirubellus salinus, the proteins below share one genomic window:
- a CDS encoding ATP synthase subunit B, with product MQKEYKTITEISGPLVFAEVDEPVGYDEIVEIETPSGDVRRGQVLESTSEYVAIQVFEGTDGIDRNSSVRFLGETLQMPLTEDLLGRVLSGSGQPIDGGPDIEPEEEREIVGAAINPTAREYPEEFIQTGVSAIDGMNTLVRGQKLPIFSGSGLPHNDLALQIARQATVPEEDAEGEGSEFAVIFGAMGITQEEANEFMQDFERTGALERSVVFMNLADDPAVERTITPRLALTTAEYLAFDKGYHVLVILTDMTNYCEALREIGAAREEVPGRRGYPGYMYTDLATLYERAGRIEGREGSVTQIPILTMPGDDDTHPIPDLTGYITEGQIYVDRDLNSQGIQPPIQVLPSLSRLMDDGIGEGLTREDHADVSDQLYAAYAEGEDLRDLVNIVGREALSERDNKYLDFAEAFENEFVQQGYNTNRSIEDTLGIGWDLLSAFPKPELNRIDEDLIEEYYVEEEQEAVSADD from the coding sequence ATGCAGAAAGAATACAAGACAATCACGGAGATCAGCGGCCCGCTGGTGTTCGCCGAGGTCGACGAGCCCGTCGGGTACGACGAGATCGTCGAGATCGAGACGCCCTCGGGGGACGTCCGGCGTGGCCAGGTGCTGGAATCGACTTCCGAGTACGTCGCAATCCAGGTGTTCGAGGGGACCGACGGTATCGACCGGAACTCCTCGGTGCGGTTCCTGGGTGAGACCCTGCAGATGCCGCTGACCGAGGATCTCCTCGGTCGCGTGCTCTCGGGGTCCGGCCAGCCCATCGACGGCGGGCCGGACATCGAACCCGAGGAGGAGCGAGAGATCGTCGGGGCGGCGATCAACCCGACGGCCCGCGAGTACCCCGAGGAGTTCATCCAGACGGGTGTGAGCGCCATCGACGGGATGAACACGCTCGTGCGCGGCCAGAAGCTCCCCATCTTCTCGGGGTCCGGTCTGCCGCACAACGACCTCGCGCTCCAGATCGCCCGTCAGGCGACCGTCCCGGAAGAGGACGCCGAGGGCGAGGGCAGCGAGTTCGCGGTCATCTTCGGCGCGATGGGCATCACGCAGGAGGAGGCAAACGAGTTCATGCAGGACTTCGAGCGCACCGGCGCGCTGGAGCGCTCGGTCGTCTTCATGAACCTCGCGGACGACCCTGCGGTCGAGCGGACCATCACGCCGCGACTGGCCCTGACGACGGCAGAGTACCTCGCGTTCGACAAGGGGTACCACGTGCTCGTCATCCTGACGGACATGACCAACTACTGCGAGGCGCTCCGTGAGATCGGGGCGGCTCGCGAGGAGGTCCCGGGCCGGCGTGGCTACCCCGGGTACATGTACACCGACCTGGCGACCCTCTACGAGCGGGCCGGCCGCATCGAGGGGCGCGAGGGCTCGGTGACGCAGATCCCCATCCTCACGATGCCGGGTGACGACGACACGCACCCGATCCCGGACCTGACCGGCTACATCACGGAGGGGCAGATCTACGTCGACCGTGACCTGAACTCGCAGGGTATCCAGCCGCCCATCCAGGTGCTGCCGTCCCTCTCCCGGCTGATGGACGACGGTATCGGTGAGGGGCTGACCCGCGAGGACCACGCCGACGTGTCCGACCAGCTCTACGCCGCGTACGCGGAGGGTGAGGACCTGCGTGACCTCGTGAACATCGTCGGTCGCGAGGCGCTCTCCGAGCGTGACAACAAGTACCTCGACTTCGCCGAGGCGTTCGAGAACGAGTTCGTCCAGCAGGGGTACAACACGAACCGCTCCATCGAGGACACCCTCGGCATCGGCTGGGACCTGCTCTCGGCGTTCCCGAAGCCGGAGCTCAACCGTATCGACGAGGACCTCATCGAGGAGTACTACGTCGAAGAGGAGCAGGAAGCGGTCAGCGCGGACGACTAG
- a CDS encoding ATP synthase subunit A has protein sequence MSQATEADTAEGVIESVSGPVVTATDLDARMNDVVYVGDEGLMGEVIEIEGNITTIQVYEETSDVAPGEPVENTGEPLSVDLGPGMLDSIYDGVQRPLDVLEERMGAFLDRGVDAPGIDMEKEWEFEPSVEVGDEVSPGDVLGVVEETVQIDHKVLVPPETRADQEHTGEVVEVDGGSHSVTDTVVALDTGAEFSMHQEWPVREPRPTVEKQTPDTPLVSGQRILDGLFPIAKGGTAAIPGPFGSGKTVTQHQLAKWADADIVVYVGCGERGNEMTEVIEDFPELEDPVTGNPLMSRTCLIANTSNMPVAARESCVYTGITIAEYYRDMGYDVALMADSTSRWAEAMREISSRLEEMPGEEGYPAYLAARLSEFYERAGYFQNINGTEGSISVIGAVSPPGGDFSEPVTQNTLRIVKTFWALDADLAERRHFPSINWNESYSLYREQLDPWFTENVDDGWPERRQWAVDTLDEEAELQEIVQLVGKDALPEDQQLTLEVARYLREAYLQQNAFHDVDTFCEPQKTYRMLGAIKTFNDEAFEALEAGVPVEEIQAIDGAPRLNRMGTAEDYDEFIDEVEDQITSELQELY, from the coding sequence ATGAGTCAGGCAACCGAAGCAGACACCGCGGAAGGTGTCATAGAGAGCGTGAGCGGTCCGGTCGTGACCGCCACGGACCTCGACGCCCGGATGAACGACGTCGTCTACGTGGGCGACGAAGGGCTGATGGGCGAGGTCATCGAGATAGAGGGGAACATCACGACGATCCAGGTGTACGAGGAGACCTCGGACGTCGCTCCCGGCGAACCCGTCGAGAACACGGGCGAGCCGCTGAGCGTCGACCTGGGTCCCGGCATGCTGGACTCCATCTACGACGGCGTCCAGCGTCCACTCGACGTCCTCGAGGAGCGCATGGGTGCGTTCCTCGACCGTGGGGTCGACGCCCCCGGTATCGACATGGAGAAAGAGTGGGAGTTCGAGCCGTCCGTCGAGGTCGGCGACGAGGTCTCGCCCGGTGACGTTCTGGGTGTCGTCGAGGAGACGGTCCAGATCGACCACAAGGTGCTCGTCCCGCCGGAGACCCGTGCGGATCAGGAGCACACCGGCGAGGTCGTCGAGGTCGACGGTGGCAGCCACAGCGTGACCGACACCGTCGTCGCACTGGACACCGGCGCGGAGTTCTCGATGCACCAGGAGTGGCCGGTGCGCGAGCCGCGTCCGACCGTCGAGAAGCAGACGCCGGACACGCCGCTCGTGTCCGGCCAGCGCATCCTCGACGGCCTGTTCCCCATCGCGAAGGGCGGGACGGCCGCCATCCCGGGTCCGTTCGGCTCGGGCAAGACCGTCACCCAGCACCAGCTCGCGAAGTGGGCCGACGCGGACATCGTCGTCTACGTCGGCTGTGGCGAGCGTGGCAACGAGATGACCGAGGTCATCGAAGACTTCCCGGAGCTGGAGGACCCGGTCACCGGGAACCCGCTGATGTCCCGGACGTGCCTCATCGCGAACACGTCGAACATGCCGGTGGCGGCGCGTGAGTCCTGTGTCTACACGGGCATCACCATCGCCGAGTACTACCGCGACATGGGCTACGACGTGGCGCTGATGGCCGACTCCACCTCGCGGTGGGCCGAGGCCATGCGCGAGATCTCCTCGCGGCTGGAGGAGATGCCCGGTGAGGAGGGGTACCCCGCGTACCTCGCCGCCCGCCTCTCGGAGTTCTACGAGCGCGCCGGCTACTTCCAGAACATCAACGGCACGGAGGGGTCCATCTCGGTCATCGGCGCCGTCTCGCCGCCGGGTGGTGACTTCTCGGAGCCGGTCACGCAGAACACCCTGCGTATCGTCAAGACGTTCTGGGCGCTGGACGCGGACCTCGCCGAACGGCGGCACTTCCCGTCCATCAACTGGAACGAGTCCTACTCGCTCTACCGAGAGCAGCTCGACCCGTGGTTCACGGAGAACGTCGACGACGGCTGGCCCGAGCGGCGACAGTGGGCCGTCGACACGCTCGACGAGGAGGCCGAGCTGCAGGAGATCGTCCAGCTCGTCGGTAAGGACGCCCTGCCGGAGGACCAGCAGCTCACCCTCGAGGTGGCGCGCTACCTCCGCGAGGCGTACCTCCAGCAGAACGCGTTCCACGACGTTGACACGTTCTGTGAGCCGCAGAAGACCTACCGGATGCTCGGCGCCATCAAGACGTTCAACGACGAGGCGTTCGAGGCGCTCGAGGCGGGTGTCCCGGTCGAGGAGATCCAGGCCATCGACGGTGCCCCCCGGCTGAACCGGATGGGGACCGCCGAGGACTACGACGAGTTCATCGACGAGGTCGAGGACCAGATCACCAGCGAACTGCAGGAGCTGTACTGA
- a CDS encoding V-type ATP synthase subunit F, with protein MSQEIGVIGSPEFTTGFRLAGIREFANVPEEDKPEELDAAVTEMLEDDGVGIVVMHEDDLEHLSRTVRRDVETSVEPVLVTLGSAAGGGGLRDQIKRAIGIDLMAED; from the coding sequence ATGAGTCAGGAGATAGGCGTCATCGGCAGTCCGGAGTTCACGACGGGCTTCCGTCTCGCGGGCATCCGCGAGTTCGCGAACGTTCCCGAGGAGGACAAGCCCGAGGAACTCGACGCGGCGGTGACCGAGATGCTGGAGGACGACGGTGTCGGTATCGTGGTGATGCACGAGGACGACCTCGAGCATCTCTCGCGCACAGTCCGACGCGACGTCGAAACGAGTGTCGAGCCCGTGCTCGTGACGCTGGGGAGCGCCGCCGGTGGCGGCGGTCTCCGCGACCAGATCAAGCGAGCGATCGGGATCGACCTGATGGCGGAAGACTAG
- a CDS encoding V-type ATP synthase subunit C, giving the protein MSIIAPSESSSNYEYVTARVRSRRASLFDEDDYRKLVRMGTGEIARFMEEEEYEREMNALGSRYSGVDLIEYALNRNLAKHFNDLLDWAEGRLYDYIARYLRKFDAWNVKTVVRGLYADASRQEIEDDLIGAGEFDEEFLSTLVDSESIEDAVDRLQGTMFGKPLAAAFDDYESTGTLVPLENAVDRAFYETLLSGLPSEPDVATELYIEFLRAEIDFRNLRNALRIARSGADIDPGEYFIEGGRLFDADELRQLSTNTDELVARIRESPYGSDLNEALDELEQADSLIAFEHALDAALLEYSDRLSNRYPLSVCPVLAYVLAKEREVDNLRAIARGREAGLGEDEIDTELVMI; this is encoded by the coding sequence ATGAGCATCATCGCCCCATCGGAGTCGAGTTCGAACTACGAGTACGTCACGGCCCGCGTGCGGTCCCGTCGCGCGTCGCTGTTCGACGAGGACGACTACCGGAAACTCGTCCGCATGGGGACCGGCGAGATCGCCCGCTTCATGGAGGAAGAGGAGTACGAGCGCGAGATGAACGCGCTCGGCTCCCGTTACTCCGGCGTCGACCTGATCGAGTACGCGCTGAACCGCAACCTGGCCAAGCACTTCAACGACCTGCTGGACTGGGCCGAGGGGCGGCTGTACGACTACATCGCGCGCTACCTCCGGAAGTTCGACGCGTGGAACGTCAAGACCGTCGTGCGTGGGCTGTACGCCGACGCCTCCCGACAGGAGATCGAGGACGACCTCATCGGAGCCGGCGAGTTCGACGAGGAGTTCCTCTCGACGCTGGTCGACTCGGAGTCCATCGAGGACGCCGTCGACCGCCTGCAGGGGACGATGTTCGGCAAGCCGCTGGCGGCGGCGTTCGACGACTACGAGTCGACGGGGACGCTGGTCCCGCTCGAGAACGCGGTCGACCGGGCGTTCTACGAGACGCTGCTCTCGGGGCTCCCGAGCGAACCGGACGTGGCGACGGAGCTCTACATCGAGTTCCTGCGCGCGGAGATCGACTTCCGGAACCTCCGGAACGCGCTCCGCATCGCCCGGTCGGGCGCGGACATCGACCCGGGCGAGTACTTCATCGAGGGCGGTCGGCTGTTCGACGCCGACGAACTCCGGCAGCTCTCGACGAACACGGACGAACTCGTCGCACGCATCCGTGAGTCGCCGTACGGGAGCGACCTGAACGAGGCGCTCGACGAACTGGAGCAGGCAGATAGCCTCATCGCGTTCGAGCACGCGCTCGACGCGGCGCTGCTCGAGTACTCCGACCGCCTCTCGAACCGGTACCCCCTGTCGGTGTGTCCGGTGCTGGCGTACGTGCTCGCCAAGGAGCGCGAGGTGGACAACCTGCGTGCCATCGCCCGCGGCCGCGAGGCCGGGCTGGGCGAGGACGAGATCGACACGGAGCTGGTGATGATATGA
- a CDS encoding V-type ATP synthase subunit E → MSLDTVVEDIRDEARARAEEIRDEGEQRAEEIVSEAESDAEDILEEAEREVERSIEQEREQTLSSAKLEAKQARLEARRELLADVREDVEEEVAGLEGERREELTRALLDVAAEEFDGDDVQVYGRADDEELLTDVLDDYEGFSYAGEYDCLGGVVVESEGSRVRVNNTFDSVLAEVWEDNLREISDELFQ, encoded by the coding sequence ATGAGTCTGGATACAGTCGTAGAGGACATCCGGGACGAAGCCCGCGCGCGTGCGGAGGAAATCCGGGACGAGGGCGAACAGCGAGCCGAGGAGATCGTCTCCGAGGCCGAGAGCGACGCCGAGGACATCCTCGAGGAGGCCGAGCGCGAGGTCGAGCGCAGCATCGAGCAGGAGCGAGAGCAGACGCTCTCCTCCGCGAAGCTCGAGGCCAAGCAGGCCCGGCTCGAAGCCCGCCGCGAACTGCTCGCCGACGTCCGCGAGGACGTCGAGGAGGAGGTCGCCGGTCTCGAGGGTGAGCGTCGCGAAGAACTGACCCGTGCCCTGCTCGACGTGGCCGCCGAGGAGTTCGACGGCGACGACGTGCAGGTGTACGGCCGGGCCGACGACGAGGAACTGCTGACCGACGTGCTCGACGACTACGAGGGCTTCTCGTACGCCGGCGAGTACGACTGCCTCGGCGGCGTCGTCGTCGAGAGCGAGGGCTCGCGGGTCCGTGTCAACAACACGTTCGACTCCGTCCTCGCCGAGGTCTGGGAGGACAACCTGCGGGAGATATCGGACGAACTGTTCCAATGA
- a CDS encoding F0F1 ATP synthase subunit C has protein sequence MMELTSLVAAILVPIQTNFPAIPPKAAAALAVGLAAFGAGYAERGIGAAAVGAVAEDDEMFGRGLILTVLPETLVILALVVVFVVPEVPYESFV, from the coding sequence ATGATGGAACTCACATCGCTGGTCGCTGCCATCCTCGTACCGATTCAGACCAACTTCCCGGCTATCCCGCCGAAGGCCGCGGCCGCGCTCGCGGTCGGCCTCGCGGCGTTCGGTGCCGGGTACGCAGAGCGCGGTATCGGTGCCGCGGCGGTCGGTGCCGTCGCAGAGGACGACGAGATGTTCGGTCGTGGCCTCATCCTGACGGTCCTGCCGGAGACGCTCGTCATCCTGGCGCTCGTCGTGGTCTTCGTCGTGCCCGAGGTCCCGTACGAGAGCTTCGTCTGA
- a CDS encoding V-type ATP synthase subunit I produces MLRPERMSRVSVTGSKGVMDEVVETVHDLRLLHMTEYDGAWEGFDPGNPTEGADQASEKLVTVRSLKSILEVEEASVEERAHPRVLDDEELERELEDVRVRVNELDDRRDDLREELRSVEEELGMVEPFVDLGVDLDLLSGYDSLSVAVGEGDPSAVREALTETPGVEQFELFTGEKGALGVFAYVRDDVDVNDVLVGAQFTGLDIPDVDGSPEGYVSDLRERRSTLESKLKTVQSELEDVRAESAGFLLAAEEQLAIDVQKREAPLSFATTENAFVAEGWIPSIRYDDLVTSLTDAVGDHVEIEKHGEAAYDEDGHPHGEEEPVGDPVATDGGDKKAVSDGGTDTAMAGGAPPVIQNNAGPVKPFEALVEVINRPKYTELDPTFIVFLTFPAFFGFMIGDLGYGILYMALGAFLYTRFDSDMIRSLGGVALWAGGFTALFGVLYGEIFGLLELGEILFDGSPPLHKGLKPQYADYALGWLVVSLLAGVLHLTVGWIVGFYQDLSHGFADAMYENGSWLLMMFGLWAWIFAGAFGSAPSLMYGSQSVFNGNPFELGFTGFPPSVGLAGLAVFAVGLVLLVYGEPIEGVEFLNVLVNVLSYTRLAAVLLAKAGMAFVVNLLFFGVYVDSKGGWHFGTGGMPTQEMIQQGTEFHGYVPTGILFEGLAHGGISFALLGIVILVFGHALVLALGVTSAGLQAVRLEYVEFFGKFYEGGGAKYNPFGYERTYTTED; encoded by the coding sequence ATGCTCAGACCTGAACGGATGAGCCGGGTCTCGGTAACGGGATCCAAGGGCGTGATGGACGAGGTCGTCGAGACGGTCCACGACCTCCGCCTGCTGCACATGACGGAGTACGACGGCGCGTGGGAGGGGTTCGACCCCGGCAACCCGACGGAGGGCGCCGACCAGGCCTCCGAGAAACTCGTCACCGTGCGCTCGCTCAAGTCCATCCTCGAGGTGGAGGAGGCGAGCGTCGAGGAGCGCGCTCACCCGCGCGTCCTCGACGACGAGGAACTCGAGCGCGAACTCGAGGACGTCCGGGTCCGTGTCAACGAACTCGACGACCGGCGCGACGACCTGCGCGAGGAGCTCCGCTCGGTCGAGGAGGAACTCGGCATGGTCGAGCCGTTCGTCGACCTCGGTGTCGACCTCGACCTCCTCTCCGGCTACGACTCGCTCTCCGTCGCGGTGGGCGAGGGCGACCCGTCGGCGGTCCGCGAGGCGCTGACCGAGACCCCCGGCGTCGAGCAGTTCGAACTGTTCACCGGCGAGAAGGGCGCGCTCGGCGTCTTCGCGTACGTCCGAGACGACGTCGACGTGAACGACGTATTGGTCGGCGCGCAGTTCACCGGTCTCGACATCCCGGACGTCGACGGCTCGCCCGAGGGCTACGTCTCGGACCTGCGCGAGCGCAGGTCGACGCTGGAGTCGAAACTGAAGACCGTCCAGTCCGAACTGGAGGACGTCCGCGCGGAGTCCGCGGGCTTCCTGCTCGCGGCCGAGGAGCAACTCGCCATCGACGTCCAGAAGCGCGAGGCGCCGCTCTCGTTCGCGACGACGGAGAACGCCTTCGTCGCGGAGGGGTGGATCCCCTCCATCCGGTACGACGACCTCGTCACGTCGCTGACCGACGCGGTCGGTGACCACGTCGAGATCGAGAAGCACGGCGAGGCGGCCTACGACGAGGACGGCCACCCGCACGGCGAGGAGGAACCGGTCGGGGACCCCGTCGCCACGGATGGCGGCGACAAGAAGGCGGTCTCCGACGGTGGGACCGACACCGCGATGGCGGGCGGTGCGCCGCCGGTCATCCAGAACAACGCCGGCCCGGTCAAGCCGTTCGAGGCGCTGGTCGAGGTCATCAACCGGCCGAAGTACACCGAACTCGACCCGACGTTCATCGTCTTCCTGACGTTCCCGGCCTTCTTCGGGTTCATGATCGGTGACCTCGGCTACGGGATCCTCTACATGGCGCTGGGGGCGTTCCTCTACACGCGCTTCGACAGCGACATGATCCGCTCGCTCGGTGGCGTCGCGCTGTGGGCCGGTGGGTTCACGGCGCTGTTCGGCGTCCTGTACGGCGAGATATTCGGACTGCTCGAACTCGGTGAGATACTGTTCGACGGCTCGCCGCCGCTGCACAAGGGGCTCAAGCCCCAGTACGCCGACTACGCGCTCGGTTGGCTGGTCGTCAGCCTGCTCGCCGGTGTCCTGCACCTGACCGTCGGCTGGATCGTCGGCTTCTACCAGGACCTCAGCCACGGATTCGCCGATGCGATGTACGAGAACGGCTCGTGGCTGTTGATGATGTTCGGGCTGTGGGCGTGGATCTTCGCCGGCGCCTTCGGCTCGGCACCGTCGCTCATGTACGGTTCGCAGAGCGTGTTCAACGGGAACCCGTTCGAACTCGGGTTCACCGGCTTCCCGCCGTCCGTCGGGCTGGCCGGGCTGGCGGTGTTCGCCGTCGGGCTGGTGTTGCTGGTCTACGGTGAGCCCATCGAGGGCGTCGAGTTCCTGAACGTGCTCGTCAACGTCCTCTCGTACACCAGGCTCGCGGCTGTGTTGCTCGCCAAGGCGGGGATGGCCTTCGTGGTCAACCTCCTGTTCTTCGGCGTCTACGTCGACAGCAAGGGTGGGTGGCACTTCGGAACGGGTGGCATGCCGACCCAGGAGATGATCCAGCAGGGGACCGAGTTCCACGGGTACGTCCCGACCGGAATCCTGTTCGAGGGACTGGCCCACGGTGGAATCAGCTTCGCGCTGCTCGGCATCGTCATCCTCGTATTCGGCCACGCGCTCGTCCTCGCGCTCGGTGTCACGAGCGCCGGCCTGCAGGCGGTGCGTCTCGAGTACGTGGAGTTCTTCGGGAAGTTCTACGAGGGCGGCGGCGCGAAGTACAACCCGTTCGGCTACGAGCGGACGTACACGACCGAGGACTGA
- the ahaH gene encoding ATP synthase archaeal subunit H: MARPEVLERIKQTEAEADDIVAEAEADREEHIQEAREEAERIREEAREEAASMKEERLAEAREDIEQERATIVEEGEAEREQLEAQAERRREEVVEHVVDLFEEAVHAQT; encoded by the coding sequence ATGGCGAGGCCAGAGGTTCTCGAACGCATCAAACAGACCGAGGCCGAGGCCGACGACATCGTCGCCGAGGCCGAGGCCGACCGCGAGGAGCACATCCAGGAGGCCCGCGAGGAGGCCGAGCGCATCCGCGAGGAGGCTCGGGAGGAGGCCGCCTCGATGAAGGAAGAGCGACTCGCCGAGGCCCGTGAGGATATCGAACAAGAACGAGCGACCATCGTCGAGGAGGGCGAGGCCGAGCGCGAGCAGCTCGAAGCGCAGGCCGAGCGGCGCCGCGAGGAGGTGGTCGAACACGTCGTCGACCTGTTCGAGGAGGCGGTGCATGCTCAGACCTGA
- a CDS encoding methyltransferase domain-containing protein yields the protein MGFLENKARARLFYRYFSELYDTINPFIWNEEMRDQALEWFGIEEGDVVLDVGCGTGFATEGLLQHTDEVHGLDQSDGQLSKAFAKFGKTEQVKFYRGDAERLPFKDDTFDALWSSGSIEYWPNPVDALEEFRRVVKPGGPVLVVGPDYPESTVFQKLADAIMLFYDAEEADRMFTAAGYEEFEHHIQQRKPGTPKAITTVARVPGGEDEAAAEEADAEVDSDVGDDAIEA from the coding sequence ATGGGATTCCTCGAGAACAAGGCCCGAGCGCGGCTGTTCTACCGGTACTTCTCGGAGCTGTACGACACCATCAACCCGTTCATCTGGAACGAGGAGATGCGCGACCAGGCGCTCGAGTGGTTCGGCATCGAGGAGGGTGACGTCGTCCTCGACGTCGGCTGTGGGACTGGGTTCGCCACCGAGGGGCTGCTCCAGCACACCGACGAGGTCCACGGCCTCGACCAGTCCGACGGCCAGCTCTCGAAGGCGTTCGCCAAGTTCGGCAAGACCGAGCAGGTGAAGTTCTACCGCGGCGACGCGGAGCGCTTGCCGTTCAAAGACGACACGTTCGACGCGCTCTGGTCCTCGGGGTCCATCGAGTACTGGCCGAACCCGGTCGACGCGCTAGAGGAGTTCCGGCGGGTCGTCAAGCCCGGCGGGCCGGTGCTCGTCGTGGGACCGGACTACCCCGAGAGTACGGTGTTCCAGAAGCTCGCGGACGCCATCATGCTGTTCTACGACGCCGAGGAGGCCGACCGGATGTTCACCGCGGCCGGCTACGAGGAGTTCGAGCACCACATCCAGCAGCGCAAACCCGGCACACCGAAGGCCATCACCACCGTCGCCCGCGTGCCGGGTGGCGAGGACGAGGCCGCGGCCGAGGAGGCCGACGCGGAGGTCGACTCCGACGTCGGCGACGACGCCATCGAAGCCTGA